The genomic region GGAGAAGACTCTGAAAGTTTTGAAGGTGATTAAGCCATTAATAGATGATATAAGAGACGGGTTCTTCTATCACCCAATATTTGAGAAGAGAGCTAGAGATATGGGTAGATTAAAACCAGGAGATGCTATAAGACTGGGAGCCACAGGTCCTACACTACGTGGAAGCGGTGTTAAATTTGATTTAAGGAAGGTTCTAAAATATGATGCTTATGGAGAAATAGATTTCGAGATTCCAAGTGGAGAATATGGAGACTCCTATGATCGTGCTCTAGTTAGACTCAGGGAAATGTATATTAGTATGGAGATTATCAGGCAAGCCGTTGAAAAAATGCCTACAGAAGGACCATATAGGTATAGACTACCAGCTACAATACCAGCCGGCGAGGGTATAGGTAGGGTCGAGAGCGCTAGGGGAGAATTCTTAGCACACATTCTTCAGAGACCTCCAGGAGCGCGTAGATATTCTAAACCTTTAAGCCCTTACCGGATAAAATTCCGTGGACCAACAATGGCTCATTTAACAACTGTGTTGAAACACATTGTTCACAACGAGGAAATAACTATAGCTGACTTACCCGTGCTTATTGGAAGCTTTGATCCATGTCCCCCAGATATTGATAGGTGATGGAAATGGTGTTAAAAGCTGTGCTCTTAGGTTTTAAGTATTTGTTTAAAAAACCATATACACGTATGTATCCCTATAAGGAAGAAGCTTATGTCACGTCTAAGACTAGAGCTAGGCATATACTCTATATGGATAGATGTATAGGTTGTCGTGCATGCCAACTAGCATGTCCAGCTGATGCTATTAAAATGTATCATGTTGAAGGAGATTATCCTAAGAATAGGAAGAAGATCTTTCCAGGAATAGATTATAGTAGATGCACATATTGCGGCTTATGTGTTGAAGCATGCCCTGTGAACGCATTAGCGATGACTAATTATACTATGGAGCATTTGATAACAGAGGATAAAGCAACAACATTGTATACACCGGAAATGCTGGCTAAGCCGCCTGAAGGAAAATATGTTATCACGCTGAGCAAAGATACTTGGAAGCCTCCCTTAACTCCTCCACCCAAGAAAAAATAAGAGGTGTTGATATGTCTCTATTGCCTCCTCAAGAAATAACGTTGTATCTCTTATCTTTTGCTACTGGATTATTTATTTTGGCATCAATATTTTATTTTATACGGGTAGTTAAAGGGCCTTCTCTGCCTGATATAGTGTTGGCTGTTGATACTTTATCTTATGATCTAGCTGTTTTCATAGTATTGTTTAGCTTACTATGTAATTCACCGCTACTAGCAGTTGGAGCATT from Staphylothermus marinus F1 harbors:
- a CDS encoding monovalent cation/H+ antiporter complex subunit F, whose protein sequence is MSLLPPQEITLYLLSFATGLFILASIFYFIRVVKGPSLPDIVLAVDTLSYDLAVFIVLFSLLCNSPLLAVGALPLVLWAYLLDMYVSKYLVKRELGD
- a CDS encoding NADH-quinone oxidoreductase subunit D, translated to MSKAKVLTVFLGPQHPGAPGNVGFKLLLDGERVLDIDLIPGFLHRGFEKMMEYRRWDMDLVMSARICVEDPDHIELTYTHAMEQIFGIEPPEKAKYVRVIVAEFSRLASHLLWMMYFAGPIAARYATSWAIAAREEILKWFDYVSGHRIYHHYIFPGGVRWDIPSDFKEKTLKVLKVIKPLIDDIRDGFFYHPIFEKRARDMGRLKPGDAIRLGATGPTLRGSGVKFDLRKVLKYDAYGEIDFEIPSGEYGDSYDRALVRLREMYISMEIIRQAVEKMPTEGPYRYRLPATIPAGEGIGRVESARGEFLAHILQRPPGARRYSKPLSPYRIKFRGPTMAHLTTVLKHIVHNEEITIADLPVLIGSFDPCPPDIDR
- a CDS encoding NuoI/complex I 23 kDa subunit family protein; translation: MVLKAVLLGFKYLFKKPYTRMYPYKEEAYVTSKTRARHILYMDRCIGCRACQLACPADAIKMYHVEGDYPKNRKKIFPGIDYSRCTYCGLCVEACPVNALAMTNYTMEHLITEDKATTLYTPEMLAKPPEGKYVITLSKDTWKPPLTPPPKKK